GGGCAACCGTCATAATGGTTAAGACCGATGAGGGCTGGAAGATAGTCCACGAGCATTACTCTAGGCTTCCTGGTGTAGAGCCGATAGATCTTCTAAGCAAAGGGGTTAGGGTTGAAATGGATCTGCTTGAGAAGCGGATAATGGAGGCTCTAGCAGACGGCAGCGCTTTAACAGCGATAGAGATATCAGAGAGGATAAGCAGAGTAAGTGGGGAGAGGGTTGAGCCCTCTGATGTCGCTAGGAAGTGCCGCGAGCTCGTGGCAGCGAATAAACTTGAAAAGGAGGGCTTTCTGCAACCACGCTATAGGTTAAAGAGGTAGATGGGGTTGAGCGTAACATCCAAAGACAAGCTGGTCGCAGCGTCTGACCTACCTAGACCAAAAGATTATCTGATGAAGGCTTCTAGAATAGTGTTGAAGGTCGGCACAAGCAACTTGACAGAAGAGGATTCGAAGATAAGCGAAAGAAAGATCGCTAGGCTCGTCGATGAGATCATGGCTTTAAGAAGGGAGGAGCGTGAAATCTTCCTAGTAACCTCAGGTGCCATCGCTTCGGGCTTAGGTGTGCTTGGGTTAAAGTCACGCCCGAGGCAGATGCCTTTTCTGCAAGCCGCAGCTTCAATAGGTCAGAGCATACTTATGAAGACCTATGCTGAGCACTTCGCTAAATACAATCAGATCGTGGCGCAGCTCCTTTTGACAAAAGAGGACTTTATGGATGAGCAGCGGCATCAGAACCTTAAGAACACGCTGGAGGCGCTTATCACGTGGGGTGTGCTTCCGATAGTGAATGAAAACGATACAGTTGCTGTAGACGAGATTAGATTCGGCGACAACGACAACCTAGCAGCCCTCCTCAGTGTTAGTGTGAAGGCAGACCTTCTAGTGCTGCTCTCAG
This Nitrososphaerota archaeon DNA region includes the following protein-coding sequences:
- the proB gene encoding glutamate 5-kinase; this translates as MSVTSKDKLVAASDLPRPKDYLMKASRIVLKVGTSNLTEEDSKISERKIARLVDEIMALRREEREIFLVTSGAIASGLGVLGLKSRPRQMPFLQAAASIGQSILMKTYAEHFAKYNQIVAQLLLTKEDFMDEQRHQNLKNTLEALITWGVLPIVNENDTVAVDEIRFGDNDNLAALLSVSVKADLLVLLSDVDGIYTSDPNLTPNPKPLRTLTEVTPELEAVAGGAHRGSGGLVTKLQAAKVVLKAGIPMAILNGEDPQVIRELLKGEPVGTLFVPAKLVKGVE
- a CDS encoding nuclear transport factor 2 family protein; protein product: MEDEDVMKILTARFEAIKQRDHEKIAALIEPRRYTKFDDWPPFKRMGLNGVEEEKAALKVLKEYVYRIEEPIIQINDGTAWVTFYLSYAGRIRDLDFAIKSRATVIMVKTDEGWKIVHEHYSRLPGVEPIDLLSKGVRVEMDLLEKRIMEALADGSALTAIEISERISRVSGERVEPSDVARKCRELVAANKLEKEGFLQPRYRLKR